The genomic stretch ATTCGAGAAGAAGGCCCGGGACATCCGGTACCGGTTCCTGTGGGATCTCTCCGAAAAGGTCGGGGCGGAGGCGATCGCTTTGGCCCATACGGCGGACGACCAGGTCGAGACGATCCTGATGCGCGTCTTCGAGGGGGCGGGGATCGGGGGATTGAAGGGGATTCCGCGCGAAACGTCGGACGGGGTCGTGCGCCCGATTCTTGGTGTGTGGAAAGAAGATATCCTGGATTATCTAAAGAAACGGAAGATACCCTACCGGATCGACCGGTCGAACGTGGACACCCGGTTCGAGCGGAACTGGATCCGCCATGCGCTCCTTCCGCTCCTGGTGAAGCGGTACGGCAAGGCGGTGAAGAAACGGATCTTCGCCCTCGGGGAGAGGTTCCGCGAACTCGACGACTACCTCGAGACCGAGGCAGGCCGATGGATCCGGCGGCACGTGGTAGGCGTATCCGCCTCGACGGGTCGAAGGACCTCTCGAAAACCGGCGGCTCCATCGAATCGTGTGGAAGTGTCGGGTTCGCGGAAAGGAACCGACCGGAAAAAAGAGGCCCCGATCCGTTTCCGAAGGGAGCCGTATTCCACGCTGCCCACGCTCCTGCGGAGGAGGATCCTGCAGCGGATCTGCTTCGAACGGCTCGGAGTCTCGCCGAACGAGCGGTTGCTCAAGGCGATGGACGGCAACGTTACCCACGGCGGCTCCTCCGCCCGCGTGAACGCGGGCAAGGGGTGGAAACTGGCCAACCGGTACGGAGAGGCGCTCTTCGCGCCGGGAAATATCGCCGATGCACGGATGGATGCAACGGCCCCGCCGACCCCGCTGGATGCACCCGGGGAATACGAGATTCCTCTGGGTCCGAAGGGTCGGATCGTCGCGATCGCCTGGGAGGCCCGGGGGAAAGGCACCGCGGTCCAGGCGAGGCGGCTCGCGGCGAGGGGCGACACCGCGGTCTTCGACGCGGCCGTCCTGGCGTTGCCTCTCGCGGTTCGCCCCTTGCGGGCCGGGGACAGGATCCGGCCGTTCGGCGGGAACGGAAGCGGGAATGCGCGGAGCGGCGGGAAGAAGGTGAAGGAGATCCTGATCGACCGGAAGGTGCCGAGGGAAGAGCGCTGGGGCCGCCCCGTCGTCTGCGACGCGGAAGGCGCGATCCTCTGGATCCCCGGGGTGCTCCGTTCCGCCCACGCTCCGGTGACGCCGGAGACCCGGAAGACCGCGCTTCTGCGGATCCGTTCGGGGATCCGTTCGGGGATCCGTTCGAGGAAATAGACAAAAACCGCTCCTGTGCTAGAATAATTATTTACTATTCGGGAAGGGTTCCATTGCCCCGTTATCAAGGAGAACCGTGCGCTTGAACCAGTTCTATAGAAACCTGGCCATCTGGATGCTCGTCGCCCTGGCGATGGTTTTCCTCTTCAATACCTTCAACGCCAAGAAGCCGGAATTCGAGGACATCTCCTTCTCGACGTTCTCCAGGTACGTCGACGAGGAGAAGGTGAAAGAGGTCACGATCAAGGGGCAGGAGATCACCGGCAAGTACGCCGATAACGCGGGGAGGGAGAAGAAGACCTTCCATACCTACGCCCCCGACGATCCCGACCTCGTGAAAAATCTGCGCGCCAAGAACGTCCAGATCACGGCCAGGCCGCTCGACGACAACCCGTGGTACATGTCGGTGCTCGTCTCGTGGCTGCCGATGCTCCTGCTGATCGGCGTGTGGATCTTTTTCATGCGCCAGATGCAGGCGGGGGGCGGCAAGGCGATGTCGTTCGGGAAGAGCCGTGCGAAGCTGCTGACGGAGACGACGAACAAGGTCACCTTCTCGGACGTCGCGGGGATCGAGGAGGCCAAGGAGGAGCTGCAGGAGATCATCGCGTTCCTCAAGGATCCGAAGCGGTTCACGAAGCTCGGCGGCCGGATCCCCAAGGGGGTGCTTCTCGTCGGCGCGCCGGGGACCGGGAAAACGCTCCTCGCGCGGGCGATCGCGGGGGAGGCGGGCGTCCCGTTCTTCTCGATCAGCGGCTCGGACTTCGTCGAGATGTTCGTGGGCGTGGGAGCGGCGCGCGTGCGGGACCTGTTCATCCAGGGGAAGAAATCGGCCCCCTGCATCATCTTTATCGACGAGATCGACGCGGTAGGGAGGCATCGCGGCGCGGGCCTCGGCGGCGGCCACGACGAACGGGAGCAGACGCTCAACCAGCTGCTGGTCGAGATGGACGGGTTCGAGTCCAACGAGGGGCTGATCCTCATCTCGGCGACGAACCGGCCCGACGTCCTCGACCCCGCGCTGATGCGCCCCGGACGGTTCGACCGCCAGGTGGTGGTCCCGAAGCCGGACGTCAAGGGGCGGGAGCAGATCCTCGGCGTGCACACGCGGAAGATTCCGCTCGATCCGGACGTGAAGCTCGACGTGCTGGCCAAGGGGACGCCGGGGTTCACCGGCGCCGATCTCGCGAACCTGGCCAACGAGGCGGCGATCCACGCGGCGGGGATCAACCTCGCCACGGTCACGATGGAATGCTTCGAGATGGCCAAGGACAAGGTGATGATGGGGCGCGAGCGGCGCTCGATGATCATCAGCGACGAGGAGAAGAAATCCACCGCGTACCACGAGGCGGGGCACGCGATCGTGGCCACGCTCACACCGGGCGCGGACCCGATCCACAAGGTCAGCATCATCCCGCGGGGGATGGCGCTCGGCATCACCCAGCAGCTCCCGATCGACGAGCGGCACACCTATTCCCAGGCGTACCTGAAGAACAACATAACGATCCTGATGGGAGGGAGAGTGGCCGAGGAGCTGGTGCGCGGCGAGTTGACCACCGGAGCGGGGAACGACCTCGAGCGGGCCACGGCGCTTGCCAGGAAGATGGTCTGCGAGTGGGGGATGAGCGAAAAGCTCGGGCCGGTGACGTTCGGTCAGAAGCAGGAATCGATCTTCCTCGGGCGCGACATCACACGGCACCAGGATTACAGCGAGGCGACCTCGCGGGACATCGACCAGGAGGTTTACGGGATCGTGATCGCCGCCTACGAGCGAGCGAAGGCTCTCCTCGGGACCCACATCGAAGTCCTTCACCGCGTGGCGAAGACGCTTCTGGAGAAGGAAGTGGTCGACGGCGCCGAGATCCAGCGGATCATCCAGGAGGGGAATCCGCCGCAGGGCCCCGCGGAGCCGCTCGCGCCGGCGGGGGCGCCGGCCTGAGACCAAACGGATAGGGGTCTCCCCGCCATCGCGCCGCATCCCGCGAAAGCGTTCCGCGTTCCGATCCCGGAGGGGAGCCTCGACCTGTCCGGCGCGCCTCTCGTCATGGGGATCCTGAACGTGACGCCGGACTCCTTCTCCGACGGAGGCGCGTACCGGTCCGTCGAGGAGGCGGTCGCGCGGGGCCTGGAGATGGAGGCGGAAGGGGCGGCGATCCTCGACGTCGGGGGCGAGTCCACCCGGCCGGGGTCGAGGCCCGTTCCGGCGGACGAGGAGATGCGCCGGGTGATTCCCGTCATCCGGGGACTGGCCGCGAAGACGAAGGCGGCGATCTCGGTCGACACGACCAAGGCGGCCGTGGCGAGCGCGGCGGTCGCGGCGGGGGCGGGGATCGTGAACGACACGAGCGCCCTTGCCGACGATCCGGGGATGGCGGCGGTGGTCCGCGCTTCCGGGGCGGCCGTGGTCCTGATGCACCGGCGGGGGTCGCCGGCGACGATGCAGGAGGCGCCGCGTTACGACGCGCTGTTCGATGAACTGCTGGCCGAGCTCGCCGGACGGATCGGCGCGGCGCAGGCGGCCGGGATCGACCCGGAACGGATCCTCGTCGACCCCGGGATCGGATTCGGCAAGCGCCTGTGCGACAACCTCGAGCTGCATCGGCACCTCGACCGGCTGCGGATCCTCGGGCGGCCGATCGTCTTCGGCCCGTCGCGAAAATCGTTCATCGGAAGCCTCACCGGAGCGGGACCGGCGGATCGTGCGTTCGGCACCGCGGCGGCCGTCGCGGCGGCGGTGCTGCGCGGCGCCCACGTGGTCCGCGTCCACGACGTGAAGGAGATGCGGGAAGTGGTCGAGGTGGCGTACGCGATCCGGGGGGTGACCCCATGGTAGACAGCCTCCGCTCCATCGGGGCGATCGACGTCCTCGACATCCTCCTGGTCGCCTTCATCATCTACTGGGTCCTCCTGTTCATCCGGGGTACGCGGGCCGTCCAGATCCTCTTCGGCCTGCTGATCCTGATGGTGATGTACGTCGTCGCCAAGAAGGCCGGCATGGTCACCTTCCAGTGGCTGGTCGGGAACTTTCTCGAAAACCTGCTCGTGGTCCTCGTGGTCGTCTTCCACAGCGAGATCCGGCGCGGGCTCGCCAAGATCGGGCAAACGCGCCTTTTCAGGGGCAGGAGGAGCTTCCCCGACCCGGGGGTGATCGATCAGCTTTCCCAAAGCGCCTTCCTGCTCTCGCTGGACGGCATCGGCGCGATCCTGCTCATCGAGCGCGAGATGGGACTCGAGGAACTCGTCGAGATCGGCAAAAGGATCGACGCGGTCTTCTCCCACGAACTGACCGCCGCGATCTTCTCGACGAGCTCCCCGGTGCACGACGGTGCGGTGGTGATCCGCCGCGACCGGATCGCCGCGGCGGGGATCATCCTCCCCATTCCGCCCGAATCGTTCGAAACGCGCGGGATGGGCACCCGGCACCGCGCGGCGTTCGGCGTGACGTCCGATACGGACGCGGTCGCGGTGGTCGTCTCCGAGGAGACGGGGAACGTCACGGTCTTCTCGAACCGGGCGGCGAAACGCGTCGAGAACGTGCAGCAACTGCGGGACACGCTCGGGCTGCTGTTCGGCAAGGAGGTGCCGTTCCGTGAACACGGCTGACCTGTCCCGCATCCTCCGGCGGTTCGCGAGCCAGAACCTGGAGCTGAAAGTCCTCGCCCTCTTCCTGGCCGTGGCGGCGTGGTGGTTCGTCGCCGGCGAGAGCAAGGTGCTCGTCAGCTTCACCATCCCGCTGGAAATCCGCAACGTCCCGGCGGGGATGACGATCACGAACCAGCCCGAGAGGCAGGTGGAGGTTCGTCTCTCCGGGCCGTCGTCCCTGCTGTCGTGGATGCGGCCCACGGAGATCTCCGCCGCCGTCGACCTTGCCGCGGGACACGCGGGACGCCAGCACTTCATCCTCGACGACCGGACGGTCAAGGTGCCGCCGGGGATCAAGGTGCAACGGATCTATCCTTCCTCGATCGAGGTGATCCTCGAGCGGACGGAGCGGCGGATGCTCCCGGTATCGCCCAGGATCGGCGGGGGGGCCGCGGTCCGAAAGCGCGTGGCGAAGGTGGAGGTCGACCCGCCGGAGGTGGAGGTCGAGGCGCTCCCGGAGGAGTTCTCGCGGATGCCGAAGGTCTACACGGAGGAGGTCGTGCCGGACCGGACGGACGGGGAGTATTCGGGAATCGCCCGCGTGGAATCGCGCGAACCGCATGCTAAAATCCTCGGGAATCCGAACGTTCGCGTTACGATCCAGTTCCGGAAATAGGAGGATCCCCTTGTCGAGAAGGCTGTTCGGGACCGACGGCGTGCGGGGGGTGGCGAACACCGACCCGATGACCGTGGAGACCGCGCTGGCGATGGGCCAGGCGGCGGCGCACCTGTTCCGCGGGAAGAGCGGCAGGCACAGGATCCTGATCGGGAAGGACACCCGCCTGTCCGGCTACATGTTCGAGACGGCGCTCGCGGCCGGGATCTGCGCGATGGGGGGCGACGTCATGCTCGTGGGGCCGATGCCCACCCCCGGGATCGCGTTCCTCACCCGTTCGATGCGGGCCGACGCGGGCGTCGTCATCTCGGCTTCCCACAACCCGTACCCCGACAACGGGATCAAGTTCTTCGGCCGGGACGGCTTCAAGCTCCCCGACGACGTCGAGTCGCGGATCGAGGATCTGATGCACGGAGAGCACCTCAAGGAAAACCGCCCCCCGTCGCCGCAGATCGGAAAGGCGCAACGGATCGACGACGCGACCGGAAGGTACATCGTCTACCTGAAGAGCACGTTCCCCGCGCACCTCTCCCTGGAAGGGATGCGCATCGTGGTGGACTGCGCCAACGGCGCGGCGTACCGGATCGCCCCGCAGGTGTTCTCCGAGCTGGGCGCCGAGGTGATCCCGATCGGCGTTTTTCCCAACGGGGTGAACATCAACGACCGTTGCGGCTCCCTCTACC from bacterium encodes the following:
- the glmM gene encoding phosphoglucosamine mutase, with protein sequence MLKSSGIRTFALRSSSGNRRIPLSRRLFGTDGVRGVANTDPMTVETALAMGQAAAHLFRGKSGRHRILIGKDTRLSGYMFETALAAGICAMGGDVMLVGPMPTPGIAFLTRSMRADAGVVISASHNPYPDNGIKFFGRDGFKLPDDVESRIEDLMHGEHLKENRPPSPQIGKAQRIDDATGRYIVYLKSTFPAHLSLEGMRIVVDCANGAAYRIAPQVFSELGAEVIPIGVFPNGVNINDRCGSLYPEVVSARVKEARADIGISLDGDADRVIVVDQKGVVQDGDRIMAICAGEMARKRKLAKNTVVATVMSNIGLEFFLKDRKIKLLRAPVGDRYVVEAMRAGGYNFGGEQSGHLIFLDHATTGDGVLAALQLLAVMVETGKKISDLGKDLVVFPQMLHNIRMRERVPLESMKGFLKARSDFEKTLGGRGRIVVRYSGTEPLLRIMVEGENQDEVETIVKALGEKAREEAR
- the tilS gene encoding tRNA lysidine(34) synthetase TilS, whose protein sequence is MKPTIVVAVSGGPDSVYLLEKLAAVKGVRIVVGHLNYGTRGIDSMKDQVLVENIGKMNRYDTVIHTHYAGIGARGSNVASDTRGNFPPGFEKKARDIRYRFLWDLSEKVGAEAIALAHTADDQVETILMRVFEGAGIGGLKGIPRETSDGVVRPILGVWKEDILDYLKKRKIPYRIDRSNVDTRFERNWIRHALLPLLVKRYGKAVKKRIFALGERFRELDDYLETEAGRWIRRHVVGVSASTGRRTSRKPAAPSNRVEVSGSRKGTDRKKEAPIRFRREPYSTLPTLLRRRILQRICFERLGVSPNERLLKAMDGNVTHGGSSARVNAGKGWKLANRYGEALFAPGNIADARMDATAPPTPLDAPGEYEIPLGPKGRIVAIAWEARGKGTAVQARRLAARGDTAVFDAAVLALPLAVRPLRAGDRIRPFGGNGSGNARSGGKKVKEILIDRKVPREERWGRPVVCDAEGAILWIPGVLRSAHAPVTPETRKTALLRIRSGIRSGIRSRK
- the folP gene encoding dihydropteroate synthase, whose translation is MGILNVTPDSFSDGGAYRSVEEAVARGLEMEAEGAAILDVGGESTRPGSRPVPADEEMRRVIPVIRGLAAKTKAAISVDTTKAAVASAAVAAGAGIVNDTSALADDPGMAAVVRASGAAVVLMHRRGSPATMQEAPRYDALFDELLAELAGRIGAAQAAGIDPERILVDPGIGFGKRLCDNLELHRHLDRLRILGRPIVFGPSRKSFIGSLTGAGPADRAFGTAAAVAAAVLRGAHVVRVHDVKEMREVVEVAYAIRGVTPW
- the ftsH gene encoding ATP-dependent zinc metalloprotease FtsH, with translation MLVALAMVFLFNTFNAKKPEFEDISFSTFSRYVDEEKVKEVTIKGQEITGKYADNAGREKKTFHTYAPDDPDLVKNLRAKNVQITARPLDDNPWYMSVLVSWLPMLLLIGVWIFFMRQMQAGGGKAMSFGKSRAKLLTETTNKVTFSDVAGIEEAKEELQEIIAFLKDPKRFTKLGGRIPKGVLLVGAPGTGKTLLARAIAGEAGVPFFSISGSDFVEMFVGVGAARVRDLFIQGKKSAPCIIFIDEIDAVGRHRGAGLGGGHDEREQTLNQLLVEMDGFESNEGLILISATNRPDVLDPALMRPGRFDRQVVVPKPDVKGREQILGVHTRKIPLDPDVKLDVLAKGTPGFTGADLANLANEAAIHAAGINLATVTMECFEMAKDKVMMGRERRSMIISDEEKKSTAYHEAGHAIVATLTPGADPIHKVSIIPRGMALGITQQLPIDERHTYSQAYLKNNITILMGGRVAEELVRGELTTGAGNDLERATALARKMVCEWGMSEKLGPVTFGQKQESIFLGRDITRHQDYSEATSRDIDQEVYGIVIAAYERAKALLGTHIEVLHRVAKTLLEKEVVDGAEIQRIIQEGNPPQGPAEPLAPAGAPA
- the cdaA gene encoding diadenylate cyclase CdaA; the encoded protein is MVDSLRSIGAIDVLDILLVAFIIYWVLLFIRGTRAVQILFGLLILMVMYVVAKKAGMVTFQWLVGNFLENLLVVLVVVFHSEIRRGLAKIGQTRLFRGRRSFPDPGVIDQLSQSAFLLSLDGIGAILLIEREMGLEELVEIGKRIDAVFSHELTAAIFSTSSPVHDGAVVIRRDRIAAAGIILPIPPESFETRGMGTRHRAAFGVTSDTDAVAVVVSEETGNVTVFSNRAAKRVENVQQLRDTLGLLFGKEVPFREHG